Genomic window (Bacillus marinisedimentorum):
TTCGGATAATGAAAGACTTGAATTTCTTGGCGATGCCGTCCTGGAATTGACAGTTTCCCAATATCTTTTCAACAAGTATCCGGCGATGAGCGAAGGGGAACTGACCAAACTCCGCGCTGCGATTGTGTGCGAGGCTTCACTCGTGAATTTTGCCCATTCCCTGTCGTTCGGAGAATTCATTTTGCTGGGAAAAGGCGAGGAAATGACCGGGGGCCGTGAGCGGCCGGCACTGCTTGCCGATGTGTTTGAAGCGTTCATCGGGGCTCTGTATCTAGACAGAGGGCTCGATGATGTTCTGGCTGTGCTTGATAAAGTCGTATATCCGAAAATTGATGAAGGTGCTTTTTCTCATGTGATGGATTATAAAAGCCAGCTGCAGGAAGTCATCCAGCGGGAAGGCGCGGGGATGATCGTGTACAGGATCGTTGAAGAAAAAGGTCCTGCCCATAACCGTGAATTCATTTCCGAAATCAATTTGAACGGCCGGATTTTGGGAAGAGGCACAGGCCGGTCCAAAAAAGAGGCTGAGCAGATGGCTGCAAAAGCTGCGCTTGCAGACCTGGAAACGTGAAACATCTATCGGGAATTCCTGACAAAACAAAAGGACAATCCGCCTGGATTGTCCTTTTTGCTGTGAAAGATTGATCTCCTATTTACCGGTATGCCCGCTGTAAGCTTAGCAGGCACCTTATTTTCTTAGTCTGCCCAGTTCTGCTATAAGGGCTTGCATCTCGCTGACGGAGATGTTGTTTTTGCTTTTAACCATGCTGTAGATGTCTTTGATCTCATCATAGTCTTCCAGCTGGAAATTCTCTGGCTTAATGGCTTCACGATTAACGACTTGCAGTTCGTTTGCAAGGTCTTCAATCATGAAGGAAAGATTTTCACGGTTTTTTTCTTCAAGATTCATCGTATCATCCTTTCCCGGGACTTCATTTCGTGTCGGAATGCAGTTTCCAGCAATGCAAAGGATAATGCCTGTGCTGGGAAACTGAAAAACAGTTATCTCTATCATACATGAACTTCCGCCAAGTTCCCAACTCTGTTTACTGAAAGTGGTGCGGAAGTGTATGTTCCTCAATTTCATCCTTTTTTGCAAACTCAGTTATGGCAAAGGATGCCCCGTCTGGTGAAAACCGTGCTAAAATACGATTTAACATAGCCTTCATATAAGATGGGATGCTTTTATGATAAAATATTAAAGTCATATTATGACTAGCTGAATGTTGCAAGGAGGAAAACAAATGTTCCTCAAACGATTAGACGTTGTGGGATTTAAATCATTTGCAGAACGGGTATCAGTAGATTTTGTTCCGGGAGTGACGGCTGTTGTCGGTCCGAATGGAAGCGGAAAAAGTAATATTACCGATGCAATCCGCTGGGTTCTGGGTGAACAGTCAGCCAAATCGCTGCGCGGCTCCAAAATGGAAGATATCATTTTTGCCGGGAGCGACACGAGAAAGTCGCTGAATGTGGCTGAGGTCGCCCTGACCCTGGATAATACAGACCGCTTTTTCCCGACAGATTACTCGGAAATTACCGTGACAA
Coding sequences:
- the rnc gene encoding ribonuclease III, with the protein product MKFDKLQQQLGIEFENEKLLKQAFTHSSYVNEHRKGPFSDNERLEFLGDAVLELTVSQYLFNKYPAMSEGELTKLRAAIVCEASLVNFAHSLSFGEFILLGKGEEMTGGRERPALLADVFEAFIGALYLDRGLDDVLAVLDKVVYPKIDEGAFSHVMDYKSQLQEVIQREGAGMIVYRIVEEKGPAHNREFISEINLNGRILGRGTGRSKKEAEQMAAKAALADLET
- a CDS encoding DUF1128 domain-containing protein, with the translated sequence MNLEEKNRENLSFMIEDLANELQVVNREAIKPENFQLEDYDEIKDIYSMVKSKNNISVSEMQALIAELGRLRK